The following are from one region of the Littorina saxatilis isolate snail1 linkage group LG4, US_GU_Lsax_2.0, whole genome shotgun sequence genome:
- the LOC138965600 gene encoding ankyrin repeat and SOCS box protein 3-like codes for MGCSCLHLAAVLGLSQLCRLLLDKGADPCVKDRFSNSVLILAAASGDVETVKMIVAAGGSVTDVNDEEVSAVHVACKQGSVEVVEFLLQQPEVDLNKASSFMDEIPLFCAAYFGHLQVVELLVQKGADVNKTTVCNLTPVHMAARNSHTNVIDFLAKNGANLNVLAWVVRGKRKKTKLRFVFEKTDICKSSPLYFAVDSTQDGSSVKVLLDHGADVEAVTCLKPYTPMMLAAAKCKIDIARMLLKAGAKVDRPDLEGKGAVSPLLYAIQSYHPGGWKAMEAKILELVKLLVEEGGASLEAMDVEINQNCVLLSVMCEMHEVFEYLLEKGADPWVFDSENQSTVKHCLDGHCGCPRHWVLKCLQAGLFNWNNMTSFLWGVKPLDYAVFHSDIHGIKMFEAAGFLSQLCLSDAGMSGDFREGMQYFEAAVKKVPSLQNICRFVVSDAVGERPGRRAGIAALPVAEKLKCFLMYEDLLPLLKPSPPLYVEFFGKMMPIVRSKHFHSMTDRELIQERGSQSEIEQLGPEPECECECEGMGWHEFPHDPETFEDEMVSGPPDECNMC; via the coding sequence ATGTAGCTGCTTGCACCTTGCGGCTGTCCTTGGACTTTCACAGCTCTGCCGCCTTCTCCTGGACAAGGGTGCAGATCCTTGCGTCAAAGACAGATTTTCAAACTCCGTTCTCATCCTTGCTGCAGCCAGCGGTGATGTTGAGACCGTCAAGATGATCGTAGCAGCAGGAGGGTCTGTCACAGATGTGAACGATGAAGAGGTTTCTGCCGTGCATGTAGCTTGCAAACAAGGCAGTGTGGAGGTGGTAGAGTTTCTGCTACAGCAACCAGAGGTGGACTTGAACAAGGCCAGTTCTTTCATGGATGAGATCCCCTTGTTCTGCGCTGCATACTTTGGTCACCTCCAGGTTGTGGAACTGCTTGTGCAGAAAGGGGCTGATGTGAACAAGACCACTGTCTGCAACCTGACTCCCGTTCACATGGCTGCTCGCAATTCACACACCAACGTCATTGACTTCCTGGCAAAGAACGGTGCCAATCTGAACGTACTGGCATGGGTGGTACGGGGCAAGCGGAAGAAGACCAAGTTGAGGTTTGTTTTCGAGAAGACTGACATCTGCAAGAGTTCACCACTCTACTTCGCTGTGGACAGTACTCAGGATGGGAGCTCGGTCAAGGTCCTTCTGGATCACGGCGCTGACGTGGAGGCAGTCACTTGTCTGAAGCCTTACACCCCGATGATGCTGGCTGCAGCGAAGTGCAAGATTGACATCGCTCGCATGCTGCTGAAAGCCGGAGCCAAAGTGGATCGACCCGATCTGGAAGGAAAAGGAGCTGTTTCTCCGCTGCTTTACGCCATTCAGAGTTACCACCCTGGGGGCTGGAAAGCCATGGAGGCCAAGATTCTGGAGTTGGTCAAGTTGTtggtggaggaggggggtgCATCTCTGGAGGCTATGGACGTTGAGATTAACCAGAACTGTGTGCTCCTTAGTGTGATGTGTGAGATGCATGAAGTGTTTGAGTACCTACTGGAGAAAGGAGCAGACCCTTGGGTGTTTGACAGTGAGAACCAAAGCACTGTCAAGCACTGTCTTGATGGTCACTGTGGATGTCCTCGGCACTGGGTGCTGAAATGCCTGCAGGCCGGTCTCTTCAACTGGAACAACATGACCTCCTTTCTTTGGGGAGTGAAACCCCTCGACTACGCCGTCTTCCACTCAGACATCCACGGCATCAAAATGTTTGAAGCGGCTGGTTTTCTGAGCCAACTCTGCCTGTCGGATGCAGGCATGAGCGGGGATTTCAGAGAAGGCATGCAGTATTTTGAAGCTGCCGTAAAGAAGGTTCCATCCCTGCAGAACATCTGCCGATTTGTCGTGTCAGACGCCGTTGGGGAAAGGCCAGGGAGAAGAGCAGGCATCGCTGCTCTTCCTGTCGCGGAAAAACTCAAATGCTTCCTCATGTATGAAGATCTCTTGCCCCTACTGAAACCATCCCCTCCCTTGTACGTGGAGTTCTTCGGCAAGATGATGCCTATAGTCAGAAGCAAGCATTTCCACAGCATGACTGATAGAGAGCTGATTCAAGAAAGAGGCTCCCAGAGTGAAATCGAACAGCTGGGACCAGAACCtgaatgtgagtgtgagtgtgagggcATGGGCTGGCATGAATTTCCACACGATCCCGAAACGTTTGAGGATGAAATGGTGAGTGGCCCACCAGATGAATGCAATATGTGTTGA